The proteins below come from a single Dermatophagoides farinae isolate YC_2012a chromosome 7, ASM2471394v1, whole genome shotgun sequence genomic window:
- the LOC124496734 gene encoding uncharacterized protein LOC124496734 has product MKQYGESKVDSSLVLAIGAIIIGLIFIVSGAIVSGIAYTEITPPNYDDNYDRYIGSSVPRLLGPFLLVFGLFIVVGSGVMAGLKTMRENGKAYHGIAQPTMYSAADIDQDDSPPSHEEKV; this is encoded by the exons atgaaacaatacgGAGAATCCAAagttgattcatcattagtGTTGGCCATCGGTGCCATCATTATcg gtctaattttcattgtatcGGGCGCGATTGTATCTGGTATCGCGTATACGGAAATCACACCACCAAACTATGAT gatAATTATGATCGTTATATTGGATCCAGTGTACCACGATTATTAGGACCATTTTTATTAGTATTCGGTCTATTTATTGTTGTCGGTAGTGGTGTTATGGCCGGTCTGAAAACAATGcgtgaaaatggaaaagcTTATCATGGAATTGCACAGCCAACAATGTATTCGGCAGCAGATATTGATCAGGATgattcaccaccatcacatGAGGAAAAGgtgtaa
- the LOC124496649 gene encoding oxysterol-binding protein-related protein 3 — MMESNVNEINNNNIILQQQPAMASSIDIDNQEYYDQSNCDLITDNHQLQQQQQPSNKWHILEGLKNGHQPSDKKTIEHKPPLFTGYILKRRKRPLKGWHKRYFHLDSGILSYAKNINDWQKRKLHGSTDIGLSVISCKPSSRRIDIDSDSGIFHLKAKKEDYSQWVHALRTHRLARQHEIAFGSTGNDNHAALASITEDSINSSLCLQQNRLKSPTTSSGQSLIQKCDKLSSQSSLSLHNQSNLNVGKIQEKLIKLSSLLKFIETAPANASACVPCIGDLETYKYTKKSSKLLRFHLHRSKNKNKSKDHDQNGQPKFSLQQQSFLSISHPSLTDDDLTTAAAATTACDNQSITTMTKNVAMKDFVQLANEINNNFRQLLKSIQDINYNEKQDDDSEERSKSIRISFDKSTVHHDADDDGDGGDEDVFTSSEQQQQQSPYHRTYSMDETSVMSISEYHDAEDDVGFLGQPNRSSDDYNSSSSSSSSIEDEDDESIVTDFSEDSHKQNNCCLKSEQLLAVKRRTRLPSVEPTNDISLWSLLRKNIGKDLSKISMPVTINEPLNLLQRLCEELEYCELLDMAAAMIDDPCQRMLMMAAFAISSYSSSYYRVGHKPFNPLLGETYECVRDDKGFRFIGEQVSHHPPISACHADSKNYVFWQDMRVKTKFWGKSMEIIPIGTVNVVLRPSKSHYKWNKITTCVHNLFKGERYVDIYGELTITEMGNGLNDQLTCKITFDKASYWSGSQNEIHGMVMNSRGQIIERIRGRWNESVYAGSRCIWRAGTMPDNYEAYYGFTRFAIELNELIDNEKPWLPPTDTRFRTDQRALEEGDVQRAETIKSELEQQQRERRKMQETNGETHLPLWFSKQLNGNKNDEATDIYTFNNQYWDSRANHFDGIDFVRLW, encoded by the exons ATGATGGAAtcgaatgtgaatgaaatcaataataataacattattTTACAGCAGCAACCAGCCATGGCTTCATCGATCGATATTGATAATCAG gaATATTATGATCAATCTAATTGTGATTTAATCACAGACAATCATCAActtcagcagcagcagcaaccaTCGAACAAATGGCATATATTGGAAGGCCTTAAAAATGGCCATCAACCATCGGATAAAAAAACCATCGAACATAAACCACCATTATTCACTGGTTATATATTGAAACGTCGAAAACGCCCATTAAAAGGTTGGCATAAACGATATTTTCATCTAGACAGTGGTATATTATCGTATgcaaaaaatatcaatgattGGCAGAAACGAAAACTACATGGTTCGACCGATATTGGATTATCTGTCATTTCATGCAAACCATCTAGTCGTCGTATCGATATTGATTCAGATTCTGGAATATTCCATTTGAAAGCCAAAAAAGAAGATTATAGCCAATGGGTGCATGCACTGCGAACACATCGATTAGCACGACAACATGAAATTGCATTCGGTAGTACTGGTAACGATAATCATGCTGCATTAGCTTCAATCACCGAAgattcaattaattcatcattatgcCTTCAGCAAAATCGGCTAAAAAGTCCGACAACTTCATCCGGCCAATCCCTTATTCAAAAATGTGATAAATTAtcttcacaatcatcattgtcgttgcACAATCAATCTAATTTAAATGTAGGTAaaatacaagaaaaattgatcaaactAAGTTCATTGctcaaatttattgaaacCGCACCGGCAAACGCATCGGCTTGTGTTCCTTGCATTGGTGATCTTGAAACATataaatatacaaaaaaatcatcgaaaCTTCTACGATTTCATCTACATAGAtcgaagaataaaaataaatccaaagatcatgatcaaaatgGTCAGCCTAAATTCTCATTACAGCAACAATCGTTTCTAAGTATTTCACATCCATCATtaaccgatgatgatttaacgactgctgctgctgctactacTGCTtgtgataatcaatcaattacaaCTATGACCAAGAATGTAGCCATGAaagattttgttcaattggCAAATGAaa TTAACAATAATTTTAGACAGCTATTGAAATCGATACAAGATATCAactataatgaaaaacaagatgatgatagtgaagAACGATCGAAATCAATACGAATTTCATTCGATAAATCTACAGTTCAtcatgatgctgatgatgatggagatggtggtgatgaagaTGTATTCACCAGtagtgaacaacaacagcaacaatcgCCTTATCATCGAACATATTCGATGGATGAAACGTCTGTGATGAGTATTTCCGAATACCATGATGCCGAAGATGATGTTGGTTTTCTTGGACAACCAAATCGTTCatctgatgattataattcatcatcatcatcatcatcatcgatcgaagatgaagatgatgaaagtaTTGTAACTGATTTTAGTGAAGATAgccacaaacaaaataattgttGCCTAAAATCGGAACAACTTTTGGCAGTAAAACGAAGAACCCGATTACCAAGTGTTGAACCTACAA ATGATATTAGTCTTTGGAGCTTGTTGCGAAAGAATATTGGTAAAGATTTATCCAAAATATCCATGCCTGTTACGATCAATGAACCATTGAATCTATTGCAACGACTATGCGAAGAATTGGAATATTGTGAATTGTTAGATATGGCAGCAGCAATGATCGATGATCCTTGTCAACGAATGCTGATGATGGCCGCATTTGCCATTTCATCGTATAGTTCATCCTATTATCGTGTTGGTCATAAACCATTCAATCCATTATTAGGCGAAACATATGAATGTGTTCGTGATGATAAAGGTTTTCGTTTTATTGGTGAACAGGTTAGCCATCATCCACCGATTTCCGCTTGTCATgctgattcaaaaaattatgtTTTTTGGCAAg ATATGAGAGTAAAGACAAAATTCTGGGGTAAATCAATGGAAATTATACCGATAGGAACGGTGAATGTTGTATTGCGACCATCAAAAAGTCATTATAAATGGAATAAGATAACCACTTGTGTACATAACCTTTTCAAAGGTGAACGTTATGTTGATATCTATGGTGAATTGACGATAACTGAAATGGGTAATGGCCTCAATGATCAGCTAACTTGTAAGATAACATTCGATAAAGCTAGCTATTGGTCTGGTAGTCAGAATGAAATCCATGGTATGGTTATGAATAGTCGTGGTCAGATTATTGAACGTATACGAGGCCGTTGGAATGAATCGGTTTATGCTGGATCTCGTTGTATATGGCGTGCCGGTACAATGCCCGATAATTATGAAGCATATTATGGTTTCACTAGATTTGCtattgaattaaatgaattaattgataatgaaaagcCTTGGTTACCACCAACAGATACACGATTTAGAACAGATCAACGTGCTCTAGAAGAAGGTGATGTACAACGAGCCGAAACGATCAAATCAGaacttgaacaacaacaacgtgaACGGCGTAAAATGCAAGAAACGAACGGTGAAACTCATTTACCACTTTGGTTCAG TAAACAACTAAAtggtaataaaaatgatgaagcaACGGATATTTATACATTTAACAATCAATATTGGGATTCACGTGCGAATCATTTTGATGGAATCGATTTTGTTCGATTATGGTAG
- the LOC124496664 gene encoding protein PALS2 isoform X2, translating into MPESTGKSNGRKSAYDTLRASFEVLNDQSDNPQIADDNKADCISTTDIDFLKGLIESPVVKNLLRVQERLEETAERIRQNQQQNDQWFNDARTIVEEVKSICRQPQMLRHNPKEAKELSRLLDDPHIDALIESHDRIAQKDYRETKLAAEEEYEMDVMNGNNCVDGDMAMIGSTHNDIATSAIRMVGIRKSKNEPLGMTVKVEDGLVVIARILAGGLIEKQGLLHVGDIILEVNGQEIDSPEQLQEELRKSDESVIFKISPSAKDPVPASACFMRALFSYDPNQDRLLPCKEVGILFKQGDILEVLNQEDPNWWQARRVDSPNSRAGLIPSQELEERRRAFVRPEFDYATKTSICGTKITKKKKKEMYHLQSNFEFDKAELCLYEEVCRTPPFERKTLILIGAQGVGRGQLKTRMVNYDGERFEIPLPHTSRPIRVGENDGRHYYFVSREQMEKEISEGKYLEYGEYQGHLYGTKLDTIRNVIRSGKMCVIDPNPQCLKLLKNAEFMPYVVFIAAPALDQLRYINEMNRSNTYGSRTYYTFDRAVGRSRRGRTMQSLAEFYEDEDLQVTIEESARIQRLYERYFDLTIINNNYDKTFELLREAVDSLSIEHQWVPINWIYNSD; encoded by the exons ATGCCTGAATCAACCGGAAAATCAAATGGTCGAAAAT CCGCCTATGATACTTTACGGGCAAGTTTTGAAGTATTAAATGATCAATCAGATAATCCACAAATAgccgatgataataaagcCGATTGTATTAGTACAACCGATATCGATTTTCTTAAAGGTCTTATTGAATCTCCGGtggtaaaaaatttattaagaGTACAAGAACGTCTTGAAGAAACAGCCGAACGTATAcgacaaaatcaacaacaaaatgatcaatggtTTAATGATGCACGAACGATCGTAGAAGAAGTAAAATCTATTTGCCGCCAACCACAAATGTTACGACATAATCCAAAAGAAGCAAAAGAATTATCACGTTTATTGGATGATCCACATATTGATGCATTGATAGAATCACATGATCGTATTGCTCAAAAAGATTATCGTGAAACAAAATTAGCGGCCGAAGAAGAATACGAAATGGATGTAATGAATGGTAATAATTGTGTAGATGGTGATATGGCAATGATAGGATCTACACATAACGATATTGCAACCAGTGCCATACGAATGGTCGGTATAcgtaaatcaaaaaatgaaccatTAGGCATGACAGTAAAAGTTGAAGATGGTCTAGTTGTCATTGCCAGGATATTAGCCGGTGgtttaattgaaaaacaagGCTTATTACATGTGGGCGATATTATATTAGAAGTAAATGGACAGGAAATTGATTCACCCGAACAATTACAGGAAGAACTTCGAAAATCTGATGAATCGgtcatttttaaaatatcACCATCAGCAAAGGATCCGGTTCCAGCATCAGCATGTTTTATGAGAGCATTATTTTCTTATGATCCAAACCAGGATCGTTTACTTCCTTGCAAAGAAGTTGGCATCTTATTCAAACAAGGTGACATATTAGAAGTATTGAATCAAGAGGATCCAAATTGGTGGCAAGCACGTCGTGTTGATTCACCAAATAGTCGTGCCGGTTTAATACCATCACAAGAACTCGAAGAAAGACGACGAGCATTTGTACGACCAGAATTTGATTATGCAACCAAAACAAGTATATGTGGTAcgaaaataacgaaaaagaagaaaaaagaaatgtatCATCTACAatcgaattttgaatttgataaaGCAGAATTATGTCTATATGAAGAAGTGTGTCGTACACCACCATTCGAACGTAAAACATTGATACTAATCGGTGCACAAGGTGTTGGCCGTGGACAATTAAAAACTCGTATGGTTAATTATGATGGTGAAAGATTTGAGATTCCATTACCACATACATCAAGGCCAATTCGTGTTGGTGAAAATGATggtcgtcattattattttgtatcACGtgaacaaatggaaaaagaaatttctgAAGGTAAATACCTTGAATATGGTGAATATCAAGGCCATCTTTATGGAACAAAATTAGATACAATACGAAATGTTATCAGATCGGGTAAAATGTGTGTAATTGATCCGAATCCacaatgtttgaaattgttAAAAAATGCTGAATTTATGCCCTATGTTGTATTCATCGCTGCACCGGCATTGGATCAACTTCgttatataaatgaaatgaatcgaaGTAATACATACGGGTCTCGTACATATTATACG tTTGATCGAGCAGTCGGACGATCTAGACGTGGTCGTACAATGCAAAGTTTAGCTGAATTctatgaagatgaagatctACAAGTAAC
- the LOC124496664 gene encoding protein PALS2 isoform X1, translating to MFLLIVVTISCFELFFFVFVFVFITTTNLLNRFIDTSHLFAAYDTLRASFEVLNDQSDNPQIADDNKADCISTTDIDFLKGLIESPVVKNLLRVQERLEETAERIRQNQQQNDQWFNDARTIVEEVKSICRQPQMLRHNPKEAKELSRLLDDPHIDALIESHDRIAQKDYRETKLAAEEEYEMDVMNGNNCVDGDMAMIGSTHNDIATSAIRMVGIRKSKNEPLGMTVKVEDGLVVIARILAGGLIEKQGLLHVGDIILEVNGQEIDSPEQLQEELRKSDESVIFKISPSAKDPVPASACFMRALFSYDPNQDRLLPCKEVGILFKQGDILEVLNQEDPNWWQARRVDSPNSRAGLIPSQELEERRRAFVRPEFDYATKTSICGTKITKKKKKEMYHLQSNFEFDKAELCLYEEVCRTPPFERKTLILIGAQGVGRGQLKTRMVNYDGERFEIPLPHTSRPIRVGENDGRHYYFVSREQMEKEISEGKYLEYGEYQGHLYGTKLDTIRNVIRSGKMCVIDPNPQCLKLLKNAEFMPYVVFIAAPALDQLRYINEMNRSNTYGSRTYYTFDRAVGRSRRGRTMQSLAEFYEDEDLQVTIEESARIQRLYERYFDLTIINNNYDKTFELLREAVDSLSIEHQWVPINWIYNSD from the exons ATGTTTCTATTGATTGTTGTCACCATTAGTTGTTTtgagttgtttttttttgtttttgtttttgtttttataacaacgacaaattTACTCAACCGATTCATTGACACATCCCATCTATTTG CCGCCTATGATACTTTACGGGCAAGTTTTGAAGTATTAAATGATCAATCAGATAATCCACAAATAgccgatgataataaagcCGATTGTATTAGTACAACCGATATCGATTTTCTTAAAGGTCTTATTGAATCTCCGGtggtaaaaaatttattaagaGTACAAGAACGTCTTGAAGAAACAGCCGAACGTATAcgacaaaatcaacaacaaaatgatcaatggtTTAATGATGCACGAACGATCGTAGAAGAAGTAAAATCTATTTGCCGCCAACCACAAATGTTACGACATAATCCAAAAGAAGCAAAAGAATTATCACGTTTATTGGATGATCCACATATTGATGCATTGATAGAATCACATGATCGTATTGCTCAAAAAGATTATCGTGAAACAAAATTAGCGGCCGAAGAAGAATACGAAATGGATGTAATGAATGGTAATAATTGTGTAGATGGTGATATGGCAATGATAGGATCTACACATAACGATATTGCAACCAGTGCCATACGAATGGTCGGTATAcgtaaatcaaaaaatgaaccatTAGGCATGACAGTAAAAGTTGAAGATGGTCTAGTTGTCATTGCCAGGATATTAGCCGGTGgtttaattgaaaaacaagGCTTATTACATGTGGGCGATATTATATTAGAAGTAAATGGACAGGAAATTGATTCACCCGAACAATTACAGGAAGAACTTCGAAAATCTGATGAATCGgtcatttttaaaatatcACCATCAGCAAAGGATCCGGTTCCAGCATCAGCATGTTTTATGAGAGCATTATTTTCTTATGATCCAAACCAGGATCGTTTACTTCCTTGCAAAGAAGTTGGCATCTTATTCAAACAAGGTGACATATTAGAAGTATTGAATCAAGAGGATCCAAATTGGTGGCAAGCACGTCGTGTTGATTCACCAAATAGTCGTGCCGGTTTAATACCATCACAAGAACTCGAAGAAAGACGACGAGCATTTGTACGACCAGAATTTGATTATGCAACCAAAACAAGTATATGTGGTAcgaaaataacgaaaaagaagaaaaaagaaatgtatCATCTACAatcgaattttgaatttgataaaGCAGAATTATGTCTATATGAAGAAGTGTGTCGTACACCACCATTCGAACGTAAAACATTGATACTAATCGGTGCACAAGGTGTTGGCCGTGGACAATTAAAAACTCGTATGGTTAATTATGATGGTGAAAGATTTGAGATTCCATTACCACATACATCAAGGCCAATTCGTGTTGGTGAAAATGATggtcgtcattattattttgtatcACGtgaacaaatggaaaaagaaatttctgAAGGTAAATACCTTGAATATGGTGAATATCAAGGCCATCTTTATGGAACAAAATTAGATACAATACGAAATGTTATCAGATCGGGTAAAATGTGTGTAATTGATCCGAATCCacaatgtttgaaattgttAAAAAATGCTGAATTTATGCCCTATGTTGTATTCATCGCTGCACCGGCATTGGATCAACTTCgttatataaatgaaatgaatcgaaGTAATACATACGGGTCTCGTACATATTATACG tTTGATCGAGCAGTCGGACGATCTAGACGTGGTCGTACAATGCAAAGTTTAGCTGAATTctatgaagatgaagatctACAAGTAAC